From the Archangium lipolyticum genome, the window TAGCGCGCCACGATGTCCGTGGCCGTGTAGCCCTCCGGGTGGCCCACGTGGAGCCCCGAGCCGGACGGGTAGGGGAACATGTCGAGGATGTACGCCTTGGGGCGGCCCGGATGGCGCCGGGCCTCGAAGGTCTTCTCCTGCTCCCAACGGGTCTGCCACTTGGGCTCGATGGCCGAGGGATCGTACTTGGGACGCTCGGTGGACATGGCCGCCGTGTGTAGCACGCGCCCCGCGGCCGCGGTGGCTCCACCCTGTCCTCCGGGCGCTGGAGCGGGCCGGGGATTCTTGAAAATTGGGATTAGTCTTTCATCCCATGAAGACCCTTCGCGGTGTCGACCTCGAACTCGAGCGCCGGGTGGCTGCCGATCTCGCCATCCTGGGGCGGAGCGCACAACCTTGGCGGCGGCGGGAATCGAAGCCGCCGCCCTTGGCATGACTCGCATCACGGACGGCGGAAGCAGGAGAGCCGAGGTCTCGCACAAGGATTCCGAGCCGAAGGTGTCCTCCACGAAGGACGCGGAGCGCTCCGAGAAATCCGAGGGGAAGAAGAAGGACGAGACCCCTTCCTGGAAATCCACGGGCCACGGTGCCGAGAGCCGCTTCGAGGCACGGACGGAGCGGCCACGCCTTGACCTGAGCGGGACCCGCAGTGCGCCCCGTTCCAATGAGGCGCGGCCCAACACCTACCAGGCGAAGTCGGGCCCGCCGCCCGCGCCCACGCCGGGCCCCACCCCGCAGCCTCCGCCCACAGGCACTCCCACCCCGCCGAGCAACGGCTCGCCGCCGCCCACCCGCACGCCCACCCAGCCCCAGCCCACCCCGCAGCCTATGCCCGGGCCCACGCCCGTTCGCCTCCACGGCGGCCGAGGCCTTCGCCAAGGGGGACGGAGTCGAGGGCGTGAAGGACACGGCCAGCGCGCTGGCGGCCTTCGGGAGCACCCCCTACGGCGCGAAGATCCTCGCGCAGGCCGCGGGCACGGCGGCCTCCACGGTGGGACTGGAGCTGAGCGAGAAGGCCCTGTCGAAGGTGGGGCCGGTGATGGGCATCCTCGCCGGTGGCATCTCGCTCGTGCAGAACGTCTCCAAGTTCGACTGGAGCCTCTCGTCGACCATGAGCATCGCGGGAGACGTGACGGCCATCGTGGCGGGCGGGGCCGCGGTGTTCGCCTCCACGGGCGGTCTGGCGGCGGCGCTGGGCGCGGGCTCGCTGGTGCTGACGCTCGGGGCGGAAGTGGTCAAGGGGCTGGAGCGCAACTGGAAGGACTCGGAGCAGATGCAGCAGCTGCTCATGAAGTGCTTCGGCGAGGAGGTGGGCGGAATCATCTTCCACGCCCGCGAGGACGCGCTCCAGGCGCTGGACCAGACGAAGCTGGACCGCGACTCCGCGATGAAGCTCGCCCAGCAGGATCCGGCGTTGATGCGGATGCTCCTGTGCTCGCCCGATGGGGCCCGCTACATCCACCAGCTCGACGGCGTCCGGAAGATGTACGGCCTGCCCCCCGAGCGGTTCGGCGACATCCTCTCCTCCCTGGACAAGGGGCTCGCCGCGGACTCCACGGGTGACCTCGAGGCCATGCATGACCTGATCGGCCCGGCCTTCGATGGGGTGCGCACGCGCCGGATTCAGACCAGGCCGCCGCCTATCGCAACCTGCTGCGCTCGCTCGGCGAGACGCCGTGAGCCCCCCCCGCCTCAGGCCTTGAAGGTCATCAGCGGGCTCATCCGCGCCACCTCCCGGACGATGCCGGCCTCCACCTGCGAGGCCACCACCGGGCCGATGGGCTTGTAGGCCGCCGGAGCCTCCTCGATGCGGCGCTCGGCCCGCAGGGTGATGCAGTCCACCCCCGTCAGGCCCAGCGCCTCCTCCCGGTGATCCGCTCCGCCCCGCGCCATGGAGAAGCGCGAGCGCGCCCGCCCGGCCCCGTGCGACGCCGAGGCCAGCGCCCGCTCGTTGCCCAGCCCCACCATCAGATAGGACGCCGCCCCCATGGAGCCGGGGATGATGACCGGCTGCTCCGCCTCCGCCGGGCATGCCCCCTTGCGAGCCAGCCACCCACCCTCCCAGGGCAGGGTGATGTTGTGCGGCACGTCGTAGACGAGCGGCGCCTCCACGTCCCCGAACAGCTCCCGCAGGGTGAGCCGCAACAGCTCCGCCAGCAGCAGCCGGTTGAGGAAGGCGTAGTTGGCCGCCGTGGCCTCGGCCCGGAGGTACTCGCGCACCTGCTCCGGGTCCGCCAGCGGAAGAATCCCGCTCTCCGGAAAGGGCGCCCCCACCGGCCACGCCGCCCTCGCGCGCTCCTGCCACGTGAGCCCCACGTGCCTGCCCATGTCCCGCGAGCCGGAGTGCACCATGAACGCGAGCTGTCCCTCGCGCACACCCCACTCCCACGCCCGGGCGCGGTCCACCACCGCTTCCACCCGCTGCACCTCGACGAAGTGGTTGCCCCCTCCGATGGTGGCCAGGCCGGGGTCGCGCACCACGCCCTCCCGGCGCAGCCCCGTGGGCGCCCAGGCCGGGTCTCCCTCGAGCGCTCCACCCAGGTACACCCGCGTGGACTCCCGGTCGAGCTGCCCCAGGTCCGCCTTCGTCACCATGCCCAGCGGCTGCTCCTGTGTCTCCAGGAGCCAGCCGGGCAGGCCGTCGCGCAGGAGCGCCTCCACCGCGCGCGAGCCCAGCGCCACGTCCCGCGTGCCGAAGAAGTAGTGGCCCTTCATCCGCTCGACGAAGGCATCGCGGCGGGCGAGGAAGGCCTCCACGGGAATGTCCGCGACGTGCAGGCGCATGCCGCAGTTGATATCGGTGCCCACCGCGCCGGGCACCACCAGTCCCTCCGTGTGCACCACCGAGCCGATGGCCACCCCGGAGTCTCCCGGGTGGAAGTCCGGCGTGGCGCGCACGCGCTTCACGGTGCCGCCGCCCGGGTGCTTCAGCGCGGCGAGCGCGGCGAGCTGCTGGAAGGCCTTGCCCTCCACGGGCAGGTCGGGTGGGAGGAGCACCTCGGCGGGAGGCGCGTTCGTGTCGCCCTGGAGGCGCACGGTGTAGACACGACCGTCGTACGTCACATCGAGCCCCTCACGGGCGAGTGCCCGCAGGAGCCGGTTCGATTTCGGCTGCATGACCTTCTCGGAATCTGGCCCGCGCCCGGAGGGGCACGGGGGACCTGGACGAATGGATTCGAGACCTCGGGTCAGCAGCCGCGGTCGTGGACGCCGGAGCGTCCGCTACTTCCAGGGACGCAGCGGCCCCTCCGTGCCTGACGGTGGATCAGGAAGGCGCGTGCTCCCGGGCGCGCTCAGAGCGACGGACCCGTGTCTGGGTCATGGACGGGGTGGGCCATCCTCCTCGAGCAGTGCCGCGAGGAACAGCTCGTAGGTCAGCTCGGCGACTGGCCGCTTCTCGCGGCGGGCCTGGATGCGCAGCGCCTTCGGCAGCGAGCACGGTTTGCCGCCCTCGCCATCGCGCATCCGCACATAACCCCGCTCGGAGAATCCGAGCACCTGCCACCCACGCTCGCGGAGCGCCTGGCTGAGGTCGTCGGTGAGCTGGTGGTGAACGGCCTTGGCCATCGGCAGCAGGCCGAAGATCCCGCTCGACCAGCCGCCCTCTTCCTCATGCCAGCCCCGCGCGCGCAGGTAGTTGGCCTTGCGGGCGAGCGAGAGTCCTCCGACGTGGCGCTCGAGCTTCACGGGGTGGGGCGGGTCAGGGGGCTGTCGGAGCTCTGACGTGGGCGCGTCATGCCGCACACACCCGGACTGATTCGGCCACGCAGTCGTTCGTGTTCCTGCAACTGCCGCAGCGCAGCTTCACGCCGTTGTGCTTGTAGTAGCAGCGGATGGGCTCGTGGCGGGCGTCGCGAACCTCGCAGAATGCGATCTGCCCGGTGTAGCAGAGCGGCTCTCCCACCGGCTCGCCGCAGCACCCCTCGCCATCGAAGTAGGGCCGCAGCTCCGTGGTGCATTCCATCTGGGTGGGCTCCCCCGTTCCGTCGTCTCCACCGAAGTCCAGGCCGGTGCACGCCGTCAGCGTGAGCGCCACGAGCCAGAGCCACCGGGTGGGAGCCCATCGTCGATTGAAAGGAGCCATGGGCACGGATTGTCGGAGAGGGGAGGTTGAAGAGGCAAGCTGGGACATTCGGGCTTGGCAATGCACGACGGATGATGTCCGCTCGTTCGCGACACCTTCCGAGGAGTGGCCGATGGAATTGCTGCAAGCGCTGGGGCTCGAGCTCGCGGGTCTGGGCACGGGTATCGTCTTTGGAGCCGTGGGCTGGTTCGTGATGCGCTGCGTGCTCACCGGCTTCTTCACCGTGGACCAGAGCGAGCGCGCGGTGAAGGTGCGCTTCGGACGCGCGGTGAGGCTCGCCGGGGAGCCCACGACGAAGCGGGGTCCCGTCAGCGAGGGCCTGGCTCGCGCGGATGAGGACCGCTACGTCTATCCCCAGCTCGAGGTCATCCAGCCGGGCGGCCCCTACTTCAAATGGCCCTGGGAGCGGGTGGTCAAGGTGTCGGTGTCCACCCAGACGCTCAGCATGGCCCATGACCCCGAGTCCCCGAGCGCCAACCAGAGTGGCACGGTGCTCGAGGCGGTCACCAAGGACCAGCTCAACACCGGCCTCACCGGGCAGCTGCGCTACCGTGTCTCCGAGCAGAACCTCTATGCCTATCTCTTCGCGGTGAAGAACCCCATCGCGCACGTGATGGGCTACTTCATCTCCATCCTGCGCGAGCGCATCGCCAGCTTCGAGGCACCACCTCCGCACCTGGCCGAGGAGGGCACCCTGCAGGCCGTCGAGGCGACGGCCGTCTCCGGTGTCTCCATCAACGACCTGCGCAAGAACCTGCGCGATCTCAACGAGCACATGGACCGGGAGTGCCGCGGCAGCCTGTCGCGCTACGGCATCGTCCTGGATGCCTCGCTCATCACCGGCATCGATCCCCCGGCGGAGGTGGAGTCGGCGCTCGCGGCCATCAACACCGCGCACAACCACGTCTCCTCGGACATCAGCCTCGCGCAGGCGGCGGCGGACCAGAAGATCGTCCAGTCCCGCCGGGCCGTGGAGATCGAAACCTTGAAGGCCCAGGCCGAGGTGGAGCCCTTGACCGCCCTGGCCGCGCAGCTCTCGATGCTCCACCAGAGCGGACCCGGCGCGTTGGAGGCCTACCTGCGCAACACCCGCCTCGGCCTCTTCTCCAAGGCGAGCCAGG encodes:
- a CDS encoding RtcB family protein: MQPKSNRLLRALAREGLDVTYDGRVYTVRLQGDTNAPPAEVLLPPDLPVEGKAFQQLAALAALKHPGGGTVKRVRATPDFHPGDSGVAIGSVVHTEGLVVPGAVGTDINCGMRLHVADIPVEAFLARRDAFVERMKGHYFFGTRDVALGSRAVEALLRDGLPGWLLETQEQPLGMVTKADLGQLDRESTRVYLGGALEGDPAWAPTGLRREGVVRDPGLATIGGGNHFVEVQRVEAVVDRARAWEWGVREGQLAFMVHSGSRDMGRHVGLTWQERARAAWPVGAPFPESGILPLADPEQVREYLRAEATAANYAFLNRLLLAELLRLTLRELFGDVEAPLVYDVPHNITLPWEGGWLARKGACPAEAEQPVIIPGSMGAASYLMVGLGNERALASASHGAGRARSRFSMARGGADHREEALGLTGVDCITLRAERRIEEAPAAYKPIGPVVASQVEAGIVREVARMSPLMTFKA
- a CDS encoding SPFH domain-containing protein: MELLQALGLELAGLGTGIVFGAVGWFVMRCVLTGFFTVDQSERAVKVRFGRAVRLAGEPTTKRGPVSEGLARADEDRYVYPQLEVIQPGGPYFKWPWERVVKVSVSTQTLSMAHDPESPSANQSGTVLEAVTKDQLNTGLTGQLRYRVSEQNLYAYLFAVKNPIAHVMGYFISILRERIASFEAPPPHLAEEGTLQAVEATAVSGVSINDLRKNLRDLNEHMDRECRGSLSRYGIVLDASLITGIDPPAEVESALAAINTAHNHVSSDISLAQAAADQKIVQSRRAVEIETLKAQAEVEPLTALAAQLSMLHQSGPGALEAYLRNTRLGLFSKASQVVLGVKS